gactcaccgacggattacgacgccgacccatcctcgtcaccgactcaccgacggatcccgatgccgacccatcctcgaggatggaccgaccgactttGCCCGTCTGACGACGGGCAACGCTAACGGTAACTACTGATCATGTCCGGCCGGAACGTGTCGGCCTAACAGGCCAACATTGCCTCCGATCGCCTGAAAGCCGATCTCACATCACCGACTCCTTGTCGGCTTGgacaaccgacttccgacctctacAGGCCTTTCTGGATGCCGAACGAGCGGCGtgggctgcagtcctatcaaggacatgccGTGCAACCGTCAGGGGGCGTTGTCCTGCCAGAAAATCTGGGAcgctgtcctgtcaaggacgcgaattaattcctaggacctgtcagctcgtcaacgacgtgacaacccccgacgatttgataactcttcagttgtctacatcaccgacggcgggaccataccacctcctactataaaatGAGGTAAGGCAGCAGCTTGAGGGGGGTTTTTCTCCCTCTCGCTCTCTCCACCGCTGAGTCCCTGATTCCTCTCtattgttgcctagtctcctctctgacttgaccgtcggagggtctccgccggaggcatctccgatcagtgtggacttttttctgcaggtgctcgttcccggcgaccaggcgatgaggggattggctgcaacaaaTGTCAAACTAATCGCGGTGAACACGACTTGAGGGGCCGTGGCTTCAATCAGAGAAatcggggaggaagagagggaggaagaccgATGAAGGGTTCTTAGGAAGGAGAAAGgcttttttatagagagccctaggaccttTGATGGTTTTAGGATTCCCGATCCCATCGAGGcttatcggagaagaagactcctatcgggagtcttcttcccgatttctctcttctcttttttttttttttttgatggcctTCTGGGCTGGGCTTAAGGCCCAAAGATCGATTATTACACATCTATCTGCATAGATCACAAAACAAGCGCATGAATAATCcgaatatttatttatctatatagatcttaaaataatcttataaataatctaaatatttatttaaaataatccaTTCATCTGCTAGTTTTGAATATTCATTCGAAACAATCTAAATATTTATCTTTCCACACACAGTTTAAAATAACAATATCTAccatttgaattatttattcatTGCGTAGATCTTAAAATTAGAATAGACTAAAAGATGAAGTAGATACTTCCGTCAATACAAGGGGTAGATAAACGTCGTTTGCTGATTTTTTCCAAAAGATTAGTTTAGAACAATTTACGGTTTGCAAACTTTGAAATTTTTAAAGTTGATAGGTGTTTTTAAATTGGCCCAAAATTAagcgtaatatatatatatatatatatatatatatatatattatatatatatatatatatattgacctgTCCTGATGCTAGATAATGTCCATGGATTTTCTGTAAATTTGTCGAACTTCCAGTGCCCTAATCTTTACATCACGCACCCTTGAACATCGGGGAAACCATACAATTAACGATATTAATTATACGTCAAATAATGACTTCAGAAGTGACGTCTGACCGCAGGGCAGTCATGATCTTTGAAAACCTCAACATCCGAATCCATCCCTGGGCCCTTCGTTTTCTTCTTCTCCCATTCTTCACCCACCCTCCCGACGAAAGGACGAAGCCTAGCAGTACATCATAGTCCGGTTTCGCCCCTCCGGATTCCCATCCAAAAAGCTCCTCACGGGAGAGAAGTCTCATTCCCTGTAAGCCAGAGTCCTCCTTGACTCATGATCAATGCCAAACTAATGATGCCGTCCCTCCATCACCAAGAATCCTCTGCTGTTGTCTTTTCCTTCGTTTTGGGTTCTTCTTGCCCCACCTTTtaccataagaaaaaaaaaaaatcccttcgTCTTCCCAGTTATAGCTATTCTTGGACTgtctttttaattaaattaaagttTGGGGATTGTTGCAGATTATTCTCTTAGGGTTGCAAATGTTAAAGAGGCCGAATTTGATGACACCAGGTCACGCCATAAACTTGCATTTCTTTTCTTTCACCATCATCCTTTCCTTGAAAAAGAATTAGCTGTGTGGAAATCGTTCTTTTTTGCCAATCTGATTGCCTCATTTCCCTGCGCGTGGATCTTTTATTTTGTGCACCCACCATATAATCAGAACGCGGCCTTTTAAAAAGACAGTGCCTCACTAAAAGAAAAGGGTGACGAAGAATATCATTGCTTGACACATAAAACTTGGGTAAAGGAGAATAGAATACGAAGTAGCCCGTAATATGGGTATCATAGTGTTCTGCATAACACTTTTTTTTGCCCCAAAAAAGATCAAATTATATTTGTCTATCATAATTTCACAAACTTGGACGAAACAATGGGACCATCAAAAGTTCTGAGTGATACAACATATCTGTTTGCAACTTTTCTATGTCATATCTTTCAGTCCATAATATCTTTGTTTATATGAAGTTATGGTTTGTAGCGCGTATACATGCATCAGGGTATCTCCTGTTACTCGGCTAACTGGTAATGGGGAATGCTTATTTCAGCCAACGAGCAGTTACAACTGCATTATGGTGCAACTTTCTTGtcttctctctgaagtttggagtGTGGCTTGCAACTTCTAGCCATGTTATGTTAGCTGAGATGGTGCACTCAGTTGCAGATTTTGCAAACCAGGTATGTTTCACTTTTGACATGGTGTCAGtgtctttattctttctcttctttatgTTTTGATCACTTGCAACCATTTTCTAAGCACGCTTTCTAAGCAAAACTTTCTTTTAACTTATGCTCTTGAGAATTCAGGTCAAAGAACTGACTCCTGTTGTGCTACGGGCCCTTCTTGCTCATGGTTTGAATAGCTTGGGGCGTGCTCCAGATGCTCTGCACCTGTAGGTTTAACCCATCTTCATACTATACACAGTCAGGTTTGCTATTTCGGTCATTTGATAACCCCACAATCAAAATCTGCATTAAAGCATTGCTAATACTGAACAGCAATGAAAGGCATTAGATTTGCTTTTCCCGGGCtatttattttttggattgaTGATTAGCAACAGATTAACTGAGCTAAATGTACaggaattttcatcattaaatatttcgagccattgaattttttttttttgtaaataaacTCGTCTGTTCTTCTGCAGTTATGGTTATTCAAAGGAAAGATTTGTCTGGTCATTGATATCTGCTGTCGGCATCTTTTGCCTGGGTTATGGTGCAACCATTGTGCATGGATTTCAGAATCTGTGTAGCTCTCATATATTTCATGTTTATCTGTCTCAGATGATTGCATAAGTTTAAACCTTTGTGATGCTCTTATTTTGATTAAGATTGCTCtgccaaaatttcaaacatattcaGTCATTTACGAGCGTGGATTTCTTGAACAGCCTCCTGAAAATATTCATTATGCTGCTTTAGTGATTGGTGATCATTCCTGCTGGAAGTTGTCTCAGCACATTCAAACTTTTGTTTTCTCGTTTGGTCTAGGAATATAATTTTGATGACTTTTCCAGGTGCTTCTCTGCTTGTTGCCATTAATGCTGTCAAGAAAGGTGTGGTTGCAGAAGGAATGGAAATATGGGACCATATTTGGCGTGGTCATGAACCAACATCAGTTGCTGTTATGACAGAGGTGATTCTGTGTTCGAAATAGCtgcaaaatatttattattttcaagTATACATATTTTCGACAAAATTCTAGTTACTGCAGCCATTTTTTGCTTGCAATTTGACAACTCATATCATTCTGATATGGCTAAGATATTTAGTGTTCGCTTATTGTTTGTTCTTTATGCCTTTGTCCATGATATGTTCATTCTGCAGTTCATCTTTTGGTCTTTCAACTAACCCTTGGTATGCAGGATGGTGCTGCAGTAACAGGTCTGGCCATTGCTGCAGCTTCATTGGTGGCTGTTAACACATCAGGAAATGCAATTTATGACTCAATTGGTTCCATGATATTGGTTATTTACTTGGAAAGGTATGTTGTTTTTCTTAGCCTCAATGTCTGACTCTTGACAATTATTTTTAGGTTAATTAATATACTTGTGAATGCTAGCAATTGAAAACTATTTATGTACAAATGACttttttttcatctatttggatttatataGCACCTATTTACATTTTATCTCCAGTAACATACTTTTTGGTTTCTAAATGCAAACACTTAAGATGGTTAGTATGCAGGAAAATTGCTATTGTGAAGGCGAAGGTTTTACGTCTCGACAAGATAGGGGGTGTCCCAGCTGTCCCATCCCGTTTCTGTGAAAAAATGAGATGAGGATGGGTTTAGAACATCAAAATCTATCCACtcaaggagagaagaagaaagagaagaaggaagaaacgATGAAGAAACATAAAAAGTGAAAGGAAACAAAgacaaatgaaaagaaaaagaaaaaaacgaagaaggaaaggaaagaaaaggaaaggaagggaaggtagaagaaaacaaacaaaagaaggaaagaaaggaaaaaaaaagaagaaagaaagaaaaaaggggagagagaTTGGAGGATATCTACTAAAATACATGATCGGAATTATTGTCGGGACAGGACGGGATGGGACGACAGGCTGTCCCGTTCTATGAAGAAATTGGGTCATCTCCTGCCCACAAGATTTGAAACCTTGGTGAAGGCAACTGTTTGAAGTATTAGAAGAATATTTATATGATGACCGGAGAAGTAAAGCAATATGCTAAAATTTATCCTTTTCTCTTTATGGCTAGACTTCATTATTCCTAGCTCATAGGTCAGGGGTTTAAAACTGGTTTGCTTTGGTTGTGCTAACAGAGCTTACTGATATATTGATGTTGGTACTTCTTGTTTGGTTCATTTCCATCCAATTTTATTTGTTTACATCGTAGGGCAACGTGACTATGATTTGATATGGAGCTGGTACACCAAATTTGGATTTAAAGGATAAGCTATAATATGACATCTAGCTTGTTTCTATTTGAAGTCAATCTATGATAATAAGTGAACCATGGGCTAGTTGTAGGGGAAGCTGACAGAAATTTGTTATGGGTTCAAATACTGGTGCTAGGTGTCATGCTGGCAGGTGATGCATAGGATGTGGTGTAACAACTGGATAGTGTGCCAATAAGTTTACTGTGAACCTGATTTGAGAGTGCTGAAAGCTTTGTAGGGTGTATCGAGAGGTAAATATGGAAGAGAAATCAAGAAAATCAAATGGAAAAGGGCAACTAGCAATAGCAGAGTGTCTTTGGTTGTTTTGTGCATGCTGCATGCTTTTAGACTAGAGTAGGATTGATTTCTACAGGACAATGTAGAGGTCCTCAGAGTTGTATGGACTGGAATGTTGGACTATACTAAGCTAAAAGGATGCACATGGTTTAGAATGCAACTGGCTGTGTGGTCATAACTGTCATGGGTGGTAGGGATATGGAGGAAGCCTCGACGTTCCACCAAGATAAAATGGCAAAAAACCATTATAACATGGACATGTAGAAAAAGGATAGGATGCATGTCAAGGAGAGAGTCATAAGGCCCTATAAAAGAGTCATGAAAGAGGGGGGGGATAACCTACAATAATCTTAAAATAACTTATGACATATGAGAGTGGGATGGTGCTTTGCAGCAGTTATGATTTCATTATTTTAGGAGCTATATGTCATCTAATATCTGGATTTATTTTCTAATAATGATAACGACACCGAACCCATATGCTTCGTATGTCTGTACTTGTACATTGTTGTTCAACAATGCTCAGATTTTGCGGCAACTATCCATGGCTGCACTCTCTATTAAGTGATGTGTTTGGATGCTTCTAAGTTACATTTGTTAGCATGTTGGATAAATTAGGTCTGAAAATGagcatatgaaaatatttttttggcaCTTATCTTCATTATGCCCAACttctattttaatttaacaaatcgAAATTTCTCTAAGCTTATATCATGAGCAACTCCTCcccctttatttctttcttttttcttttttttggcatGGCCATGTTGTTCTGATATAATGGCCATTCTTCTCTCTCTCCGATTTTAGTTAGAGTGGCCTTATTGTAAACACCTATTATAGATGAAACTAAGGAACCATCATCAGTGCAGCAATGTTTTAAAAGGTGGCTGCAGTATGCAGGGGTCAAGGGACTGCACAGTGCATATTATATTGTGTGGCCGCATATATGGGCACATACActgttattattttaaatatttaaattaataaaatatgtttaatcatttttataataataataatgttaataataataattaaatttgcaGCTAGTGCTTACTATTTACTTGATTCTTAATAGCAATAATTGACATATTGACATGGTTGATATACATGTATTTGGCCAACTAGAAACCCACATCCCATCCGACCATTAGCTTAAGCCTGCCTCGTTCGGATGAACCTGCATAATATATGTGGTCATGCAATGCTGAAAGGCCATGCACATAGTTGCATACTGATAAGTTGTATATGGGTGGATGCGTATGCAGCCTTACGCACCACATTTTAAAACAGTCTAATTCAAAGATTGTGGTTGATTGAAGcatattttcttttaaaacttTACCCATTCATAAGTGGGAGAGGCAAGATTCTGTCCTCATGTGTCTGTATGTGATTTTTTTAAGGAAAACCCTGTTAGAATAAATACCAGAGGGGCAAAAAGTGTGCTTGAGGTAGCAATTTCCAATTGGTTTTCATGCTGGTTTCACTTTTGAGTACATGG
The sequence above is a segment of the Elaeis guineensis isolate ETL-2024a chromosome 7, EG11, whole genome shotgun sequence genome. Coding sequences within it:
- the LOC105049361 gene encoding metal tolerance protein C4; this translates as MLCTCRFNPSSYYTQSGASLLVAINAVKKGVVAEGMEIWDHIWRGHEPTSVAVMTEDGAAVTGLAIAAASLVAVNTSGNAIYDSIGSMILVIYLERYVVFLSLNV